A single region of the Pseudomonadota bacterium genome encodes:
- a CDS encoding nitronate monooxygenase yields MKLPPLTIGPFTAPIPLVQGGMSIRVSTSALAIPVAECGGIGTIGGSSIPVDELMADIRKAKEATKGIIAVNIMFAMKNFYELVMASIEAGVDMIVTGAGFSRDIFKIGKDTNTPIVSIVSSAAFARLAEKLGAAAIVVEAKEAGGHLGTDRALRDIFPEIRKVVSKVPLIAAGGITNGFEMAEMMDRYGADGVQIATRFVLTEECSVDDKFKQAMLDAQKDDISLIKSPVGLPGRAIKTPFVKELLDNEAGLKAKKCEYKCLKKCDHVYCISERLNMARVGNVEEGLVFSGENVYKMNEILTVQQVFDQFVSQAEAVYHENTEWPDDAE; encoded by the coding sequence ATGAAGTTGCCACCATTAACAATCGGCCCTTTTACAGCGCCGATTCCTCTGGTTCAGGGGGGAATGTCCATTCGCGTTTCCACATCTGCTCTTGCCATACCTGTTGCTGAATGCGGCGGGATTGGAACCATCGGCGGATCATCTATTCCGGTCGATGAGTTGATGGCGGATATCAGAAAGGCCAAAGAGGCCACCAAAGGGATCATCGCGGTGAACATCATGTTTGCGATGAAGAACTTTTATGAACTGGTAATGGCCTCTATTGAAGCCGGTGTCGACATGATCGTCACCGGAGCGGGGTTCTCCAGAGATATTTTTAAAATCGGCAAGGACACCAACACTCCGATCGTTTCGATCGTTTCCTCTGCCGCATTTGCTCGTCTGGCCGAAAAACTTGGCGCGGCTGCTATTGTGGTGGAAGCCAAAGAAGCAGGCGGACATCTTGGAACCGACAGGGCTCTGCGGGATATTTTCCCGGAGATCAGAAAAGTTGTGAGCAAAGTTCCGTTGATCGCCGCCGGAGGGATCACCAACGGGTTTGAAATGGCTGAAATGATGGACAGATACGGCGCAGATGGCGTGCAGATTGCCACCAGGTTTGTTCTGACCGAGGAGTGCTCCGTCGACGATAAATTCAAACAGGCAATGCTCGATGCACAGAAGGACGACATCTCTCTGATCAAGTCGCCGGTTGGGCTGCCGGGACGGGCAATTAAAACCCCGTTTGTCAAGGAGCTGCTTGATAATGAAGCCGGATTGAAAGCCAAGAAATGTGAGTACAAATGTCTGAAGAAATGTGATCACGTGTACTGCATTTCCGAACGACTCAATATGGCCCGGGTTGGCAATGTTGAAGAAGGACTCGTTTTTTCCGGTGAGAATGTATACAAGATGAATGAAATTCTGACCGTCCAGCAGGTTTTTGACCAATTTGTTTCCCAGGCTGAAGCGGTTTATCATGAGAACACCGAATGGCCTGATGACGCTGAATAA
- a CDS encoding poly(A) polymerase yields MTELPPPKIFTRDQHPISRNNIDREALKVLYRLRDAGYSAYLVGGGVRDLFLGKTPKDFDISTNARPGELRKLFKSSRVIGRRFRLVQVFFRGNNVIEVSTLRCRSEHDIDGPDQVLQANNTYGSVAEDAFRRDLTINSLFYEIENFTVIDYVGGVADLQSRIIRIVGDPARRIRRDPVRMMRALRHAARSGFTIEEKTWQAILEHADHLKQCPDSRIRDELLKDLRGGASRAWSELAMDSGLLPILIPLYRPEVIAKTRERIFSCLSVADRLQAGGAILPEHLLLSLFLLPWAEKELNVLAAPIKGQEGFKFARTLRTRLDEALKDLNIKRVQKESITGLLSNLPVFIKHAKDHELPKWLTRKSFFKDGLQFYRLFVETTGGPPAEVEIENPLDEQPRKKRMSRSRNTGSRAPAFTNTRGGIFGLKRNDRPKRNQ; encoded by the coding sequence ATGACGGAATTACCTCCCCCCAAGATTTTTACCAGGGACCAGCATCCCATTTCCAGGAACAACATTGACCGGGAAGCTCTGAAGGTGCTTTATCGCCTCAGAGATGCGGGATATTCTGCATATCTGGTCGGTGGTGGTGTCCGAGACCTCTTCCTGGGCAAAACTCCCAAGGATTTTGATATCAGTACCAACGCCCGACCCGGCGAGCTGCGAAAACTTTTTAAAAGCAGCCGGGTTATCGGTCGGCGCTTTCGGCTGGTTCAGGTTTTTTTCCGGGGGAACAACGTCATTGAAGTCTCGACCTTACGCTGTCGAAGCGAACACGACATTGATGGTCCTGATCAGGTTCTGCAGGCAAATAACACCTATGGGTCGGTAGCTGAAGATGCTTTCAGGAGAGATCTGACCATCAACTCGCTGTTTTACGAGATTGAGAATTTTACGGTTATTGACTATGTGGGCGGCGTTGCCGATCTGCAGAGCCGGATTATCAGGATCGTCGGCGACCCGGCCCGCAGAATCCGCCGGGATCCGGTGCGGATGATGCGGGCTCTAAGGCATGCGGCCAGAAGCGGATTCACGATTGAGGAAAAAACATGGCAGGCCATTCTCGAACACGCCGACCATCTGAAACAGTGTCCCGATTCAAGAATCAGGGATGAACTGCTGAAGGATCTCCGGGGTGGCGCCAGCAGGGCATGGTCTGAGCTGGCCATGGACAGCGGCCTTCTGCCGATACTTATCCCGCTCTATCGCCCCGAGGTTATAGCGAAAACCAGAGAACGGATTTTTTCCTGTCTCTCGGTTGCCGATCGACTCCAGGCAGGAGGGGCTATCCTGCCGGAACATCTTCTTCTTTCGCTCTTCCTCCTCCCCTGGGCGGAAAAGGAGCTGAATGTCCTGGCTGCCCCGATCAAAGGGCAGGAGGGGTTCAAGTTTGCCAGAACCTTGCGGACCCGACTTGACGAGGCACTCAAGGACCTGAACATCAAAAGAGTCCAGAAGGAATCCATCACCGGGCTGCTGTCAAACCTGCCCGTTTTTATCAAACACGCGAAAGATCATGAATTGCCGAAATGGCTGACCCGGAAAAGTTTTTTCAAGGATGGCCTGCAGTTTTACAGGTTATTTGTTGAAACGACCGGCGGACCTCCTGCAGAAGTAGAAATCGAGAATCCTCTCGACGAGCAACCCAGGAAGAAGCGAATGAGTCGAAGCAGAAATACAGGCAGCAGGGCTCCTGCTTTCACCAATACCAGAGGCGGCATATTCGGCCTGAAAAGAAATGATCGACCTAAAAGAAATCAATGA